The proteins below come from a single Polynucleobacter sp. MWH-UH23A genomic window:
- the thiS gene encoding sulfur carrier protein ThiS → MRITVNQVEYDLPSQSMVTDALTLINAKPPFAVAVNLNFVPKSQYSVHALNENDQIEVIAPVTGG, encoded by the coding sequence ATGCGCATAACCGTCAATCAAGTGGAATACGATCTTCCTTCACAGAGCATGGTTACGGATGCTCTCACGCTTATTAATGCAAAGCCCCCTTTTGCAGTTGCAGTGAACTTGAACTTTGTTCCTAAATCTCAATATTCAGTGCATGCATTGAATGAAAACGATCAAATTGAAGTGATCGCCCCAGTCACTGGAGGCTAA
- a CDS encoding thiazole synthase — MTAPLPNQLNNADALVLYGESFASRLLLGTSRYPSPLVLENAVQAANPAMITVSLRRQGTSTTEAHSGFWELLKKMAVPVLPNTAGCHSPQEVITTAHMAREVFETNWIKLELIGDDYTLQPDTLRLVQTAESLIKDGFKVLPYCTEDLILCQRLVDAGCQAIMPWAAPIGTGQGPLNPYAMKLLRDRIQVPLIVDAGLGLPSHACAVMEWGFDAVLLNTAVALSEDPVAMAKAFALATDAGRSAHLSGAMKPQTSAQASTPLVGTPFWHQS, encoded by the coding sequence ATGACAGCACCATTACCTAACCAACTTAATAATGCAGATGCACTAGTCTTATACGGCGAGAGCTTTGCTAGTCGTTTGCTATTGGGCACTTCACGTTATCCATCGCCCCTGGTTTTGGAAAATGCAGTACAAGCCGCTAATCCTGCAATGATTACAGTTAGCCTACGCCGCCAAGGCACCAGCACTACAGAAGCACATAGTGGGTTTTGGGAATTGCTTAAGAAGATGGCGGTTCCAGTATTACCAAACACTGCCGGTTGCCATAGCCCTCAAGAAGTCATCACGACCGCCCACATGGCGCGTGAAGTTTTTGAAACTAATTGGATTAAGTTAGAGCTCATTGGCGATGACTACACTTTGCAACCGGACACTTTGCGCTTAGTACAAACTGCCGAATCCTTAATTAAAGATGGTTTTAAGGTGCTGCCTTACTGCACTGAAGATTTAATCTTGTGCCAACGTCTAGTAGACGCAGGATGCCAAGCGATTATGCCCTGGGCTGCCCCAATTGGGACAGGACAAGGCCCATTAAACCCCTATGCAATGAAGCTGTTACGCGATCGAATCCAAGTTCCCCTCATTGTTGATGCAGGACTTGGTTTGCCATCACATGCATGCGCAGTCATGGAATGGGGATTTGATGCAGTTCTACTCAATACAGCAGTAGCGCTTTCTGAAGATCCAGTAGCGATGGCAAAAGCCTTTGCATTGGCTACTGATGCTGGGCGCAGTGCCCACCTATCTGGCGCCATGAAACCACAGACATCTGCACAAGCTAGTACCCCTCTGGTTGGCACGCCCTTTTGGCACCAGAGCTAA
- the thiE gene encoding thiamine phosphate synthase: protein MSLVRDLADQIISAHRNDDLSLPIPQYSISSPPPSIDNELATDHYELAGALAAIEMGFIESDARTLGKAWSRMTIQDGGFNPFKWPSRPEHFDLLPWTRNMNPKAFKECPKRLGLYGVMPDADWVKRMVDAEIPTVQLRFKSEDRFKIRKQIKEAVKATEGSKTLLFINDYWKEAIDAEAYGVHLGQEDLEDADLEQIRSAGLRLGLSTHGYAEMVYADRFCPSYIAMGAVFPTNLKKMPTAPQGLGRLYQYAKLMSHYPLVAIGGIDQDSIHAVAKSGVGSIAVVRAITQAKDPKAAVKHLQDLMRA from the coding sequence ATGAGCCTAGTAAGAGATCTCGCTGATCAAATTATTTCAGCACATCGTAACGATGATTTGAGCCTGCCGATTCCACAATATTCAATCAGTTCGCCGCCCCCCAGTATTGATAACGAGCTAGCCACCGACCATTACGAACTAGCTGGAGCGCTTGCTGCGATTGAAATGGGCTTTATTGAATCTGATGCTCGAACTCTAGGTAAAGCTTGGTCACGCATGACGATTCAGGACGGTGGATTTAATCCATTTAAATGGCCTAGCAGACCAGAGCACTTTGATCTACTTCCGTGGACTCGCAATATGAATCCCAAGGCATTTAAAGAATGCCCCAAGCGCTTGGGTCTCTATGGCGTTATGCCCGACGCCGATTGGGTTAAGCGCATGGTGGACGCAGAAATACCCACCGTTCAATTGCGTTTTAAATCTGAAGATCGGTTCAAAATCAGAAAACAAATCAAAGAGGCGGTTAAGGCCACTGAGGGTAGCAAGACTTTGTTATTTATTAACGACTATTGGAAAGAGGCCATTGATGCAGAAGCTTATGGTGTGCATCTCGGCCAAGAAGATTTAGAAGATGCTGATCTTGAGCAAATTAGATCGGCTGGACTGAGATTGGGTCTAAGCACTCATGGCTATGCTGAAATGGTTTACGCGGATCGGTTTTGTCCAAGCTATATCGCCATGGGCGCGGTCTTTCCTACAAATCTTAAGAAAATGCCTACCGCACCCCAAGGTTTAGGCAGACTATATCAATACGCCAAACTCATGAGTCACTATCCCCTAGTTGCAATTGGGGGCATCGATCAAGATAGTATTCATGCGGTTGCAAAGAGTGGCGTCGGATCTATTGCGGTGGTGCGAGCTATTACGCAAGCAAAGGACCCTAAGGCAGCAGTAAAACATTTACAAGATTTAATGCGCGCCTAA
- the thiD gene encoding bifunctional hydroxymethylpyrimidine kinase/phosphomethylpyrimidine kinase has translation METLLPTSVRIPKVLTIAGSDSGGGAGLQADLKVTTALGGYGMSVITAITAQNTLGVTRIQDVDLDVVEAQIDAVFSDIGVDVVKIGMLASPEIVQTVAKTLRKYGVKQIVLDPVLRATSGASLGGDDTAQAMIKELFPLAYLITPNMDEASLLLGRDITSPDDFKLAAQELLDMGPQAVLIKGGHLDATHTQITDYLLWRTIEDNLEVIQSKEFKHYRVKTVNTHGTGCSLSSAIATYLAAGHDLSHAVAKAISYVEAGLEAGCFLSIGEGPGPLWHMHDFYPTALLDEKEKR, from the coding sequence ATGGAAACACTACTTCCCACTTCTGTGCGGATCCCCAAAGTACTTACCATTGCTGGCTCTGATAGTGGCGGTGGAGCTGGCCTACAGGCAGACCTCAAGGTAACTACTGCCTTGGGCGGCTATGGGATGTCTGTGATAACCGCCATCACGGCACAAAATACGCTTGGAGTTACGCGCATTCAGGATGTTGACTTGGATGTCGTGGAAGCCCAGATAGATGCTGTTTTCTCTGATATTGGTGTAGATGTCGTCAAGATTGGAATGTTGGCCAGTCCAGAAATCGTTCAAACGGTAGCCAAAACTTTGCGTAAATATGGGGTCAAACAAATAGTCCTAGATCCTGTATTGCGTGCCACCTCTGGTGCTAGTTTGGGTGGTGACGATACTGCACAAGCCATGATTAAAGAATTATTTCCGCTGGCTTATCTAATCACACCAAATATGGATGAAGCATCATTGTTATTGGGCAGAGATATTACTAGTCCAGATGATTTCAAATTGGCTGCGCAAGAGCTATTGGATATGGGGCCGCAAGCTGTGCTTATCAAAGGAGGTCATCTTGATGCTACGCATACCCAAATTACTGATTACTTATTATGGCGCACCATCGAAGATAATCTAGAGGTCATTCAGTCCAAAGAATTCAAACACTATCGGGTAAAAACCGTCAACACTCATGGGACAGGCTGCTCGCTTTCATCGGCGATTGCCACTTACCTTGCAGCAGGACATGATTTGTCTCATGCAGTGGCTAAAGCGATTTCCTATGTTGAAGCTGGTTTAGAAGCGGGGTGCTTTCTCAGTATTGGTGAGGGGCCAGGACCCTTGTGGCATATGCACGATTTTTATCCAACCGCCTTATTGGATGAGAAAGAAAAAAGATAA
- a CDS encoding site-specific integrase, producing the protein MLFKDAVVAYQKNYSGKDASQESRLAFWVEQLGNYEVQAITALDIDDSIGVLMQRPAQTCIRKKIGQNEAGEVIYEVRYRDLDRPKSEATLNRYIAALGSVFRFIKKMRLIRGFISPISGVEKFKESQGRLEFMTEGEVELLIAKARSSRWKKLACLIRIAFVTGVRSGALKAMRWKHINWELKTITFPITKNGEPHTAPLNEACIEELLRIFSDRCGMEDLVFCGKFRSKAHDFRSSYMTLIHDLFPGRDLNFHSLRHSCCSHLAKKGVPLPVIAAWMTHKSLRMVSRYSHISTADRENYLRSAF; encoded by the coding sequence ATGCTATTTAAAGATGCCGTAGTAGCGTATCAAAAGAACTATTCTGGGAAAGACGCATCCCAGGAAAGCCGCCTAGCTTTCTGGGTCGAACAACTGGGCAATTACGAAGTCCAAGCCATCACAGCCTTAGATATCGATGATTCGATTGGGGTTTTAATGCAAAGACCTGCCCAGACCTGTATTCGTAAGAAAATCGGTCAAAACGAGGCTGGCGAGGTAATTTATGAGGTGCGGTACCGTGACCTAGATAGACCAAAGTCTGAGGCCACCCTAAACCGCTATATCGCCGCATTAGGGTCAGTTTTTAGATTTATCAAAAAGATGCGATTGATTCGAGGGTTTATTAGCCCTATTAGTGGGGTTGAAAAATTTAAGGAGTCACAGGGCAGATTGGAGTTCATGACTGAAGGTGAAGTCGAATTATTGATAGCCAAGGCAAGAAGCTCGCGGTGGAAAAAGCTTGCCTGCCTGATTCGCATAGCCTTTGTAACTGGGGTTCGCTCTGGGGCGCTTAAGGCTATGCGCTGGAAGCATATTAACTGGGAGCTAAAAACAATCACTTTTCCAATCACCAAAAATGGGGAGCCACATACAGCCCCATTAAATGAGGCTTGCATTGAAGAGCTATTAAGGATCTTTTCAGATCGATGTGGAATGGAAGATTTAGTATTCTGTGGAAAGTTTCGTAGCAAAGCGCATGACTTTAGAAGTTCTTACATGACTTTGATTCATGACCTTTTCCCAGGAAGGGATCTGAACTTTCATAGCTTGCGCCATAGCTGCTGTTCACATCTAGCAAAAAAGGGTGTGCCATTACCCGTCATTGCAGCTTGGATGACACATAAAAGTTTGCGCATGGTATCGCGCTACTCACATATCAGCACTGCTGATCGTGAGAATTACTTAAGGAGTGCGTTTTGA
- a CDS encoding AAA family ATPase: MNFSNYQIVNPLEKKPVLGNAIYLGDIELHAPEWIIDKKIPCGVGVIAGSPGVGKTTAIIPLALNVCGFSSHLDYHIQSSVLRKLVVFTEDSAQITRILYGVKKHMVRKDSAPVTAESINEWVKIYPSKRLASEDLSERITEAVNEHSYEHEKWGLITPLVILDTSSANMDMKEENNNSQVSDHMSKFKEIYERIDVSIWVSAHLAKTGKGLSIDELANFSARGGGAWEGDANFTIIVGRDPAEQKTIMRIDKERVGHLSGSELHFKLVFHAEKIANRIGFDEDVWYPVIGITSGSKAERFKASEDAKREANIEAIKEGMKDSLENPAEGFDGYFTMNDLLGMFPGNKESKRGFIKSLIADGILIRFDNPSKTKNRRDVLMFSDDSGAPYCGKENSLDIQNF, translated from the coding sequence ATGAATTTCTCAAACTATCAAATAGTTAACCCGTTAGAGAAAAAGCCCGTCCTCGGTAATGCCATCTACCTAGGGGATATTGAGCTTCATGCTCCAGAATGGATTATCGATAAAAAGATTCCATGTGGTGTAGGTGTTATTGCTGGATCCCCAGGTGTTGGCAAGACAACGGCTATTATCCCTCTCGCTCTAAATGTCTGTGGATTTAGCTCACACCTTGACTACCACATTCAGTCGTCCGTACTGAGAAAGCTTGTGGTTTTTACGGAGGACTCCGCGCAAATTACTAGAATTCTATATGGAGTAAAAAAGCATATGGTTCGCAAGGATTCTGCGCCTGTTACTGCTGAAAGCATTAACGAATGGGTCAAAATTTACCCTTCTAAACGCTTAGCCTCCGAAGACTTAAGCGAACGGATCACAGAAGCGGTCAACGAGCATTCATACGAGCATGAAAAATGGGGATTAATTACTCCATTGGTGATTTTGGACACCTCCTCAGCAAATATGGATATGAAAGAGGAGAACAATAACTCACAGGTTAGTGATCACATGTCTAAATTTAAGGAAATTTATGAGCGTATTGATGTATCCATTTGGGTATCAGCACATCTTGCAAAAACTGGCAAAGGTTTATCAATTGATGAATTGGCTAATTTTTCAGCTCGAGGTGGTGGTGCATGGGAAGGAGATGCAAACTTTACAATTATTGTTGGTAGAGATCCCGCTGAGCAAAAAACCATTATGAGAATTGATAAGGAAAGAGTTGGACATCTTTCTGGCTCAGAACTTCACTTTAAATTGGTTTTTCATGCTGAGAAGATTGCTAATCGAATAGGGTTTGATGAAGATGTTTGGTATCCCGTAATTGGGATTACCTCAGGATCAAAGGCTGAGCGATTCAAGGCCAGCGAAGATGCGAAGCGAGAAGCCAATATAGAGGCAATTAAAGAAGGCATGAAAGATAGTCTTGAGAACCCTGCCGAAGGTTTCGATGGCTATTTCACCATGAATGATCTTCTGGGTATGTTTCCGGGGAACAAGGAGTCTAAGCGTGGGTTTATCAAGTCTTTGATAGCTGATGGAATATTAATTCGATTTGACAATCCCTCTAAAACGAAAAATAGAAGAGATGTCTTGATGTTTTCGGATGACTCAGGGGCGCCATACTGCGGAAAGGAGAATTCTTTAGATATCCAGAACTTCTAA
- a CDS encoding class I SAM-dependent methyltransferase, translating into MDSKEHWEKVYGTKAPDAVSWYAPHLDTSLNLIHQATTSKVAAIIDIGGGEATLVDDLIAQGYQDISVLDISQKAIDVARARIGKKANKVHWYCADITEATLPQNYFDVWHDRAVFHFLTEEAQRARYVEQVMHSVKHGGYVIMSTFGPEGPEKCSGLDVVRYDTENLHGQFGKTFKLINSSTELHKTPMGTTQQFLYCFCRME; encoded by the coding sequence ATGGATAGCAAAGAGCATTGGGAAAAGGTTTATGGTACCAAGGCACCAGATGCTGTCAGTTGGTATGCACCCCATCTTGACACTTCTTTAAATCTCATTCATCAAGCAACAACTAGTAAAGTTGCCGCGATTATTGATATAGGCGGTGGGGAAGCCACTCTAGTTGATGATCTTATTGCCCAGGGCTATCAAGACATTAGCGTGTTGGATATCTCACAGAAAGCAATTGATGTAGCTAGAGCTCGCATAGGCAAGAAAGCAAATAAGGTTCATTGGTATTGCGCCGATATTACAGAGGCTACATTACCGCAAAACTACTTTGATGTTTGGCACGACAGAGCTGTGTTTCACTTTTTAACGGAAGAAGCGCAGCGAGCTAGGTATGTAGAGCAAGTGATGCACTCAGTTAAGCATGGTGGGTATGTCATTATGTCCACTTTTGGTCCTGAGGGCCCTGAAAAATGTAGTGGTTTAGATGTTGTGCGCTATGACACAGAGAATCTTCATGGGCAGTTTGGAAAAACATTTAAATTAATCAATAGCTCTACAGAGCTTCACAAGACTCCAATGGGAACTACACAGCAGTTCTTGTATTGCTTCTGTAGGATGGAATAG
- a CDS encoding DUF6803 family protein yields the protein MNMTHYMQLLADNQPWNLLIFMAIPVVLAETLAITELYILFTRKFDGFVYHLNRFAGTTVGLYFIGIIAYLMTTAVFPITKAGEWRTVIDVVAVSTYLIGGLPLIWIALQEFGFVNKGFDQMGKLKIHAICVALFLVFGHIAMISGMLDPSLLGYKGADTHQMHGEQSVMPIPVVEADMAQMHMMHTGNGTTQDNRVAVDFPAPMKEHILTNMRDHLQTISLIQEAMGKGQYDKAAQLAEDRLGMNALKLHGAYENSKFMPKGMQEAGTAMHRNASKFAIEVQNTAATGNIKPALIALGNTTQACVACHAGYKLK from the coding sequence ATGAATATGACTCACTATATGCAGTTACTTGCCGATAATCAGCCGTGGAATTTGCTGATCTTTATGGCTATTCCAGTGGTGCTTGCAGAGACCTTGGCTATTACTGAGCTCTACATTTTATTTACCCGCAAGTTTGATGGCTTTGTCTATCACCTTAATCGCTTTGCTGGCACGACCGTGGGCCTGTATTTCATTGGCATCATTGCGTACTTAATGACCACAGCCGTTTTTCCTATTACCAAGGCTGGTGAATGGCGCACAGTAATTGATGTGGTGGCGGTATCAACATATTTGATTGGTGGTCTACCTTTAATCTGGATTGCCCTACAAGAATTTGGTTTTGTGAACAAAGGCTTTGATCAAATGGGCAAACTCAAGATTCATGCAATCTGTGTAGCTTTGTTCTTGGTTTTCGGACACATTGCCATGATTAGCGGTATGTTAGATCCATCCTTGCTTGGATATAAAGGTGCCGATACACATCAGATGCATGGTGAGCAGAGTGTCATGCCTATCCCAGTTGTTGAAGCTGATATGGCACAAATGCATATGATGCACACTGGTAATGGCACTACACAAGATAATCGAGTGGCAGTAGATTTTCCTGCGCCGATGAAAGAGCATATTTTGACGAATATGCGAGATCATTTGCAAACAATCTCTCTAATACAAGAGGCAATGGGCAAGGGGCAATATGACAAAGCTGCACAGCTTGCAGAGGATCGTCTAGGCATGAATGCGCTTAAATTACATGGTGCGTATGAAAATTCCAAGTTCATGCCAAAGGGCATGCAAGAAGCTGGTACCGCTATGCATCGAAATGCCAGTAAGTTTGCGATTGAAGTTCAAAATACAGCCGCAACAGGCAATATCAAGCCCGCATTAATTGCGCTGGGCAATACAACACAGGCATGCGTTGCTTGTCATGCTGGATATAAGCTAAAGTAA
- a CDS encoding heavy metal-associated domain-containing protein, with product METVNLKVTGMTCGSCVKHVEKALRAVTGVQTVVVDLSTGTASVTGDLPGGASPLLAALEADGYPSTISSADAVPSKELAKGGGCGGQNCCCH from the coding sequence ATGGAAACAGTCAATTTAAAAGTAACGGGAATGACTTGTGGCTCATGCGTGAAGCATGTTGAAAAAGCGCTGAGGGCAGTTACCGGCGTGCAAACAGTGGTCGTAGATTTATCTACTGGTACTGCTAGCGTGACTGGAGATCTTCCAGGCGGCGCAAGTCCTCTGTTGGCTGCACTAGAGGCAGATGGTTATCCGTCAACAATTAGCTCGGCAGATGCAGTTCCTTCAAAGGAGTTGGCTAAAGGTGGTGGTTGTGGTGGTCAAAATTGCTGCTGTCATTAA
- a CDS encoding Crp/Fnr family transcriptional regulator — protein MDLYIPQTLKELLPDLLLSQCKAHPFAKGEYLFHPGKAPECMFFIVSGEAVLSRSNSYGEASILQRCKGGFLSEASLLTDEYHCDAITTHAGTAITLPIQSFRSSLKDEQFSSKWIKLLSREIMRLRTQSERLGLKDIKSKLIHLIETDGKRGTLVLESDYKSLASELGITHEALYRALSKMEAEGLIEKQKNSLRLVNKLFRAQDC, from the coding sequence ATGGATCTGTATATTCCCCAAACCCTCAAAGAACTATTGCCAGATTTACTTTTAAGTCAGTGCAAAGCACACCCCTTTGCCAAGGGTGAATACCTTTTTCACCCAGGAAAAGCCCCTGAATGCATGTTTTTTATTGTGTCTGGAGAAGCGGTACTGAGTAGATCAAACTCTTATGGAGAGGCGTCTATCTTGCAACGTTGTAAAGGTGGTTTTTTGAGCGAAGCCAGCCTACTGACAGACGAGTATCACTGCGATGCGATTACCACTCATGCTGGGACAGCCATTACCCTGCCAATCCAATCTTTTAGAAGCTCCCTCAAAGATGAGCAATTTTCTTCAAAGTGGATCAAGCTCTTAAGCAGAGAAATCATGCGCCTTCGTACCCAATCTGAAAGGCTTGGGCTAAAAGATATTAAAAGCAAATTGATTCATCTGATTGAAACTGATGGAAAGCGAGGAACTCTGGTGCTGGAATCTGACTACAAGTCGCTTGCCTCAGAACTTGGTATCACACATGAAGCACTTTACCGCGCGCTATCCAAGATGGAAGCAGAAGGTTTGATTGAGAAACAGAAAAACTCATTAAGGCTTGTCAATAAATTATTTCGAGCCCAAGATTGCTAA
- a CDS encoding DUF3149 domain-containing protein, whose protein sequence is MNQRDIGGPYMLLELFGTFAGQLSLAVILFMIGMFVFFIRLFVKKSAQTNE, encoded by the coding sequence ATGAATCAACGTGATATAGGGGGGCCTTATATGTTATTGGAGTTATTCGGAACATTTGCTGGACAATTGAGCTTAGCAGTGATTCTTTTTATGATTGGGATGTTTGTATTTTTTATTAGATTATTTGTCAAAAAAAGCGCTCAAACAAATGAGTAA
- the trxC gene encoding thioredoxin TrxC codes for MLIKCPSCHKFNRLPLDRINLKPICGSCKSNLLLGPIDADQASFREVLTQSKLPIIVDFWAPWCGPCKMFAPTFEASAKMHGEKILHIKIDTEANPSIGQQFNIRSIPTLAIFKNGAEVERISGALPPAQLEQLVSKAI; via the coding sequence ATGCTCATCAAATGCCCAAGCTGTCATAAATTTAATCGACTACCTCTGGATCGGATCAATCTCAAACCGATCTGTGGATCGTGTAAATCAAATCTACTTTTAGGTCCAATTGATGCTGATCAGGCAAGCTTTAGAGAAGTCTTGACCCAGAGTAAATTGCCAATCATTGTTGATTTTTGGGCGCCTTGGTGTGGGCCCTGTAAGATGTTTGCCCCGACCTTCGAAGCAAGCGCCAAGATGCACGGTGAAAAAATCCTGCACATCAAAATAGATACCGAGGCTAATCCTTCGATTGGCCAACAATTTAATATTCGCTCAATTCCTACATTGGCAATATTTAAGAATGGGGCTGAAGTTGAGCGAATCTCTGGCGCACTTCCGCCAGCGCAACTAGAACAGCTTGTATCAAAGGCAATATGA
- a CDS encoding prenyltransferase: protein MSTAIKYFLATRPAFLTITIFGCLIGFVFGNLTNNPNLTINLLALAMALLAHAAGNVLNDYFDHLNGSDLINLNRVSPFTGGSRFIQLNIFQPKKIYQFGILLLLLATILGLFLCFMTTWKLLPIGILGAMLLWMYSAPPFKLMSHGVLGEIAIALSWSLVVIGFSALQSGVIDIEIIPIAITYGLMVANILFLNQIPDINADKSSQKMTLAVQSNPKHLWIWYSSFPLCAYLLQIFAIQREFAPPQTLVTLLVTPIFWFYAFKLKNGEIDQSHLRKMIPTNILGVHLYALLLCVGCILNAKVPF, encoded by the coding sequence ATGAGTACAGCTATAAAGTATTTTTTAGCAACTAGGCCAGCTTTTCTTACTATTACTATTTTTGGTTGTTTGATTGGTTTTGTTTTTGGAAATTTAACAAACAATCCCAATTTGACCATCAACCTCCTTGCGTTGGCAATGGCGTTACTAGCACATGCCGCAGGCAATGTATTAAACGATTATTTTGATCACTTAAATGGATCTGACTTAATCAATTTAAATCGAGTCTCGCCCTTTACTGGCGGAAGCCGCTTCATACAATTAAATATTTTTCAGCCTAAGAAAATTTATCAATTTGGAATACTGCTACTACTTCTGGCAACGATCCTTGGTCTTTTTCTTTGCTTTATGACCACCTGGAAACTGTTGCCAATTGGAATCCTTGGAGCAATGCTCTTATGGATGTATTCAGCACCACCTTTTAAGCTTATGTCGCACGGAGTTCTTGGTGAGATTGCAATAGCACTCTCTTGGTCCTTGGTTGTCATTGGATTTTCAGCTTTGCAATCGGGGGTCATTGATATTGAAATTATTCCCATTGCTATTACATACGGACTAATGGTTGCCAATATCCTATTTTTGAATCAGATTCCCGATATCAATGCAGATAAAAGCTCACAGAAAATGACGTTAGCAGTTCAATCAAACCCAAAACATCTATGGATTTGGTACTCGTCTTTTCCACTATGTGCATACCTACTGCAAATATTTGCCATTCAACGGGAATTTGCGCCTCCACAGACCCTAGTAACTCTTTTGGTCACGCCCATCTTTTGGTTCTACGCATTTAAATTAAAAAATGGTGAGATAGATCAATCTCATTTGAGAAAGATGATACCGACCAATATATTAGGCGTTCACCTATACGCCTTACTGCTATGTGTCGGATGTATATTGAACGCTAAAGTCCCTTTTTAG
- a CDS encoding Crp/Fnr family transcriptional regulator produces MKTIEIKSAWQGVSDCENCSIRSSALFAELNEEDFSKIHSPIDDLSFDANTEIYAQGDSAQSLYTLRSGYVKILHINSDGSERIVRIVLPGNLFGMEALLGDRYEHAAVALTNAHVCRIPKQIIVSLGEESPRLHRQIVRKWGEALLQSESWFSEINTGRIEVRLARFFLKLAKESGSHAIAPLFRREDMGLMMDVKFETISRALASMAEQCLISNITRLSVQIPSIRALQEFAKKGL; encoded by the coding sequence ATGAAAACGATTGAGATTAAGAGTGCCTGGCAGGGTGTAAGTGATTGTGAGAATTGCTCAATTAGAAGTTCGGCATTATTTGCTGAATTAAATGAAGAGGACTTCTCAAAAATACACAGCCCCATTGACGACTTAAGTTTTGATGCAAATACAGAGATTTATGCTCAAGGGGACTCGGCCCAGTCTTTGTATACATTGCGCAGTGGTTATGTCAAGATTTTGCACATTAACTCTGATGGCTCTGAACGTATCGTTAGGATCGTTTTGCCGGGTAATTTATTTGGCATGGAGGCATTGCTAGGCGATCGATATGAGCATGCTGCTGTTGCCTTGACCAATGCACATGTCTGTCGAATTCCAAAGCAAATTATTGTGAGTTTGGGTGAAGAGTCACCACGATTACATAGGCAAATTGTTCGTAAGTGGGGTGAGGCTCTGCTCCAATCAGAATCATGGTTTTCTGAAATCAATACCGGAAGGATTGAAGTGCGCTTAGCGCGATTTTTCCTCAAGTTGGCTAAAGAATCTGGATCTCATGCTATTGCACCGCTCTTTAGGCGTGAGGATATGGGCTTAATGATGGATGTTAAATTTGAAACAATTAGTCGGGCTTTGGCATCCATGGCAGAGCAGTGCCTTATTTCCAACATTACTAGACTATCCGTCCAGATCCCGAGTATTCGGGCACTTCAAGAGTTTGCTAAAAAGGGACTTTAG
- a CDS encoding DUF2892 domain-containing protein, which translates to MKCNVGGVDRILRMAVGLVLMGLAATGIVGAWGWIGVIPLATGLFRFCPAYPILKINTCGTGAACKGGRCEK; encoded by the coding sequence ATGAAATGCAACGTTGGTGGTGTCGATCGTATTTTGCGTATGGCAGTGGGATTGGTATTAATGGGCTTGGCTGCTACTGGAATTGTTGGTGCTTGGGGATGGATAGGTGTTATTCCACTTGCCACGGGTTTATTTAGATTTTGCCCGGCATACCCAATCCTAAAAATTAACACCTGTGGAACTGGGGCTGCTTGCAAAGGCGGTCGTTGCGAGAAATAA
- a CDS encoding metalloregulator ArsR/SmtB family transcription factor, with the protein MPVLKTNINLKKMQSSADDACRLMKVLSNRDRMMLLCQISQGEKCVSELEECLDIHQPTLSQQLTVLRNEELVQTRREGKQIFYSLSNEVALEVMDVLYRNYCNR; encoded by the coding sequence ATGCCCGTCTTAAAAACTAATATCAACCTCAAAAAGATGCAGTCATCAGCAGATGATGCCTGCCGTTTGATGAAAGTGTTATCCAATAGAGATCGGATGATGCTGTTATGTCAGATTAGTCAAGGTGAGAAGTGTGTCAGTGAGCTTGAAGAATGTCTTGATATACATCAGCCAACCTTATCTCAACAATTGACGGTTTTGAGAAATGAAGAATTAGTTCAGACCAGAAGAGAGGGTAAGCAAATTTTTTATTCCCTCTCTAATGAGGTGGCATTAGAGGTGATGGATGTCTTATATCGAAATTACTGTAATAGATAG